The following are encoded together in the Planctobacterium marinum genome:
- a CDS encoding prepilin-type N-terminal cleavage/methylation domain-containing protein: MAKSALNNQAGFTLIETLVAITILMMMIFIGTFGYQTYSVYWQKELGDFRSDLAEVRGVITLQRLIRNIKPIVFKGGNRGGYVYFEGGDSLIRAISNVSIASEDTAVAFEINVVQLDSGMVKLVYREYPIATQPLLSEDDIGDYQDEITIINGFEDIRFEYYGWQDYNDYAATQQLESNATFDKKWFGLYSAKDTLISPEQIKVRFKRKGVWSELKIPVSHFLHRDLLQYVGVDL, from the coding sequence ATGGCAAAAAGCGCTTTAAACAATCAAGCAGGATTCACCCTGATCGAAACTCTTGTGGCAATCACCATCCTTATGATGATGATTTTTATTGGCACATTTGGTTATCAGACTTATTCGGTGTACTGGCAAAAAGAACTGGGCGACTTTCGCAGTGATCTTGCTGAGGTAAGAGGTGTTATCACACTGCAGAGGCTGATTCGTAATATAAAACCTATAGTTTTCAAAGGTGGCAACAGAGGAGGGTATGTTTACTTTGAAGGAGGCGATTCACTGATACGCGCTATTTCAAACGTTTCAATCGCCTCTGAAGATACCGCTGTTGCTTTTGAAATTAATGTTGTCCAGCTAGATTCTGGTATGGTAAAGCTTGTCTATCGGGAATACCCCATTGCAACGCAACCTTTACTCTCCGAAGACGATATTGGCGACTACCAGGATGAAATAACTATCATAAACGGGTTTGAAGATATTCGCTTCGAGTACTATGGTTGGCAGGATTACAATGACTACGCTGCTACTCAACAGCTAGAGTCGAACGCAACCTTCGATAAAAAGTGGTTTGGATTGTACAGTGCTAAGGATACTCTGATTTCGCCTGAGCAGATAAAAGTCAGATTTAAAAGGAAGGGAGTCTGGTCGGAACTCAAGATACCTGTGAGTCATTTTTTACATCGGGATCTGCTGCAGTATGTCGGAGTCGACTTATGA
- a CDS encoding type II secretion system protein — translation MMQQRIEGFSLIEVLVAAFILFLVLATVTISYTGAVKSSLAASESLKLNNYIPVLSEHISLDIQAGENSGSAVFLGVEYQWTAELIETKPVVAFYDADNREVRQSDTQAYLWRVNLISRYNNRQSQHSFEAVSWQKAL, via the coding sequence ATGATGCAACAACGAATTGAGGGGTTTTCACTGATTGAGGTGTTAGTTGCTGCATTTATCTTGTTCCTGGTGTTAGCGACTGTCACTATTAGCTATACAGGTGCCGTGAAAAGCTCGCTTGCCGCCAGTGAATCTCTAAAATTAAACAATTATATTCCTGTTCTGTCTGAACATATTTCGCTTGATATTCAGGCAGGGGAAAACAGCGGCAGTGCGGTCTTCCTTGGGGTTGAGTATCAGTGGACTGCAGAGCTAATTGAAACAAAGCCCGTTGTGGCTTTTTATGATGCTGACAATCGGGAAGTTCGCCAATCTGATACACAAGCTTATCTTTGGCGCGTCAACCTTATTAGCCGCTACAACAATCGACAATCTCAGCATAGTTTTGAAGCAGTTTCATGGCAAAAAGCGCTTTAA
- a CDS encoding pilus assembly FimT family protein has translation MIFPSKQSGFTLVELLVVMTIIITATGLAGGLVVDGVTKFRAKAEIQDLEQTFILASSKAFVLEKRLSIKLSENQMQIYSGKSQVFEKTFNYLMFSETDFNVNRLGLIDANRIELAVNGMTKTIYLDEIYNDATTN, from the coding sequence ATGATATTTCCATCTAAACAATCCGGTTTTACACTAGTTGAGCTGTTAGTAGTGATGACCATCATTATTACCGCAACGGGATTAGCGGGCGGGCTTGTGGTGGATGGCGTTACTAAGTTTCGCGCCAAAGCAGAGATACAAGATCTGGAACAGACATTTATTCTTGCTTCATCTAAAGCTTTTGTGTTGGAAAAGCGCCTGTCTATTAAGTTGTCTGAAAATCAGATGCAAATTTATTCGGGTAAGTCGCAGGTATTTGAAAAAACATTTAACTATTTGATGTTTTCTGAGACCGATTTTAATGTGAATCGCCTTGGATTAATTGACGCGAACCGAATCGAACTCGCAGTCAACGGAATGACAAAAACAATTTATTTAGATGAAATCTACAATGATGCAACAACGAATTGA
- a CDS encoding type II secretion system F family protein, protein MPLYKFKAYDKQGHSIEDYREASDVNALRHSLSSEGLMVASVSLQSQSINIKLPFQSQNLSLKDMEFLTSELAILLNSGVKVDKGLEIIARSKKDPSTSRVVAEILKKLKGGSSVSDAFKTSRNDFDPLYINLIAIGEKSGKLPQVFAGLASDLKFQQSLRAKIVQALTYPSVILFVCVMCVLFVFNYIVPQMGSIFDKNDDIPVYTRLLLGASEWMINYQLWLLAGIVAVIFAIAYQWKSPAFRTRMAQYFLSVPIISDLIKQVERIRFNSAMALMVSAGVKVDHAISAAIANIQNPVIRNSLDIANNKIKKGEPLAKSLSMTPIYPSFYISLLEVGEESGELAKIFNEIAQRSKTEFEGWTDRVTNILEPLLILVMGGIVGSVVITMLLSVVSVNDISI, encoded by the coding sequence ATGCCACTATACAAGTTTAAAGCCTATGATAAACAAGGGCATTCTATCGAAGATTACAGGGAGGCATCTGATGTAAATGCTTTGCGGCATTCACTGTCCTCCGAGGGGTTGATGGTAGCAAGTGTGTCCCTTCAATCTCAATCCATAAACATAAAACTGCCTTTCCAGTCTCAAAATCTGAGCCTGAAAGACATGGAGTTTCTCACTTCTGAACTCGCTATCTTGCTAAACAGTGGTGTTAAGGTCGATAAGGGCCTTGAAATTATCGCGCGTTCCAAAAAAGACCCCAGCACTTCACGGGTCGTAGCTGAAATACTCAAGAAATTAAAAGGCGGGAGTAGCGTATCGGATGCCTTTAAAACAAGTCGTAATGATTTTGACCCGCTGTACATCAATTTAATCGCCATTGGTGAGAAATCGGGTAAATTGCCCCAAGTTTTTGCCGGACTGGCAAGTGACTTAAAGTTTCAGCAATCCTTGCGCGCCAAAATTGTTCAGGCGTTAACTTACCCGTCAGTTATTCTGTTCGTATGTGTTATGTGTGTGCTGTTTGTGTTTAATTACATCGTGCCACAGATGGGCAGTATTTTTGATAAAAATGATGATATCCCTGTCTATACCCGATTGTTGCTAGGGGCCAGCGAATGGATGATCAACTATCAATTGTGGTTACTAGCTGGGATTGTGGCGGTGATTTTTGCTATTGCCTACCAATGGAAGTCGCCCGCTTTCAGAACCAGGATGGCACAGTATTTTCTATCTGTGCCCATAATTTCAGATTTGATTAAACAAGTGGAAAGAATACGCTTTAACTCAGCAATGGCTTTGATGGTGAGTGCCGGTGTTAAGGTGGATCACGCAATAAGTGCCGCTATAGCGAATATTCAAAATCCAGTGATACGAAATAGCCTGGACATTGCTAATAATAAAATCAAAAAAGGCGAACCGTTAGCGAAAAGCCTGTCGATGACACCAATTTACCCTTCTTTTTATATTTCACTGTTAGAGGTTGGAGAAGAAAGCGGCGAGCTGGCAAAGATTTTTAACGAGATCGCACAAAGAAGTAAAACAGAATTTGAAGGCTGGACTGATCGCGTAACCAATATTCTTGAACCTCTTCTGATTTTAGTGATGGGAGGCATTGTAGGTAGTGTTGTCATTACAATGTTACTCAGTGTTGTGTCGGTAAATGATATTTCCATCTAA
- a CDS encoding GspE/PulE family protein, with protein sequence MNIAVILQEQFGVSPVDLEKASSYQEKYGGRLEKLLVNMGSLSEDALPPLYSQILGLELASDLPINEESYSLPEWVSDLDTNFLVKNHWIPCSESHSSFYTCDPLDWDVNQYLNQNSITPAITLITKDDAEKLSTLIQSEITEDKAGELNNLEEDRLRELASEAPTVNLLNNLIAKGVKWRASDLHIEPVSGRYRVRYRVDGVLKDEGLLPSTLSVPVISRIKILSNMDIAEKRRPQDGKIETKASNVELDIRVSILPLGKGESVVLRFLRKDAVRYDMANLGISEDLEVKIKQDLKATAGVILLTGPTGSGKTTSLYTFLNELNNDSVKIITLEDPVEYQLPGINQVQVNADIGFDFAAGLRSIVRQDPDIIMLGEIRDQETARIAMQSALTGHLVFSTVHTNDAPGAYTRLVDLGVEEFLLNAAIISVVAQRLVRRVCHHCAVIETDLTQFSHLNLDELLNRFEIHSPQFLQEKGCDECGGTGYKGRMSILEYLPNDSTVKAMKKDSQFLPAAKSYNQKLGNRTLFEDGLLKAAQGKTTIAEVLRVCS encoded by the coding sequence ATGAATATTGCAGTAATACTGCAGGAGCAGTTTGGTGTCAGTCCTGTAGATCTTGAAAAAGCATCAAGTTACCAGGAAAAGTACGGCGGTCGTCTAGAGAAGCTTCTGGTCAATATGGGCAGCCTGTCAGAGGATGCCTTACCACCACTATATTCGCAAATACTGGGTTTAGAATTAGCGTCTGATTTACCCATAAATGAGGAATCATACTCGTTACCAGAATGGGTCTCCGATTTAGACACCAATTTTTTGGTTAAAAACCACTGGATACCCTGTTCAGAAAGCCACTCCAGTTTTTACACCTGTGACCCACTCGATTGGGACGTTAACCAATACCTGAATCAGAACTCAATTACTCCGGCTATCACCCTGATAACTAAAGATGATGCTGAAAAGTTGAGCACTTTAATTCAGTCAGAGATAACTGAAGACAAGGCCGGTGAGCTCAATAATCTTGAGGAAGACCGCTTAAGAGAACTCGCTTCAGAAGCCCCAACTGTTAATCTGCTCAATAATTTAATTGCCAAAGGCGTTAAGTGGCGAGCATCAGATTTACATATTGAGCCTGTATCGGGACGTTACCGAGTCCGCTACAGGGTTGATGGGGTGTTAAAAGATGAGGGTTTGTTACCCTCCACACTTAGCGTTCCTGTTATTTCTCGAATCAAAATATTGTCCAATATGGACATTGCAGAGAAAAGACGTCCTCAAGATGGAAAGATTGAAACCAAAGCCTCAAATGTTGAACTGGATATACGGGTCTCGATATTGCCTCTGGGCAAAGGTGAAAGTGTTGTACTGAGATTTTTGCGAAAAGATGCGGTCAGGTATGACATGGCAAACTTGGGAATTTCAGAAGACCTGGAAGTCAAAATCAAGCAAGATCTCAAGGCAACTGCAGGCGTCATCTTGTTAACAGGTCCAACGGGTTCGGGTAAAACCACCAGCCTTTATACCTTTCTCAATGAATTAAATAACGATAGCGTAAAAATAATTACCTTAGAAGACCCCGTGGAATATCAATTACCGGGCATTAATCAGGTTCAGGTGAATGCAGATATTGGATTTGATTTTGCCGCAGGCTTGCGAAGTATTGTACGACAAGACCCCGATATTATTATGTTAGGTGAGATCCGTGATCAGGAAACCGCGCGCATAGCAATGCAGTCTGCACTTACAGGTCACCTGGTTTTTAGTACGGTGCACACTAACGACGCACCTGGAGCCTACACCCGACTTGTGGATTTAGGAGTAGAAGAGTTTCTTCTCAACGCGGCTATCATTTCTGTTGTCGCACAGAGACTGGTTCGCAGAGTGTGTCATCACTGTGCGGTCATAGAGACGGATTTAACCCAGTTTTCTCATCTTAACCTTGATGAATTATTGAATCGATTTGAAATACATTCTCCGCAGTTCCTGCAGGAGAAAGGCTGTGATGAATGCGGTGGCACCGGGTACAAAGGCAGAATGTCGATACTTGAATATTTGCCGAACGATTCCACCGTCAAAGCGATGAAAAAAGATAGCCAGTTTTTACCAGCAGCAAAAAGTTACAATCAGAAATTGGGTAACAGGACTTTATTTGAGGACGGGCTACTCAAAGCCGCTCAAGGTAAAACAACTATTGCCGAAGTGTTGAGAGTTTGTTCCTGA
- the gspG gene encoding type II secretion system major pseudopilin GspG, translated as MKVNSGFTLVELLIVIVIIGLLGSLVAPEMFSKIGSSKQSTAKAQMQMFETALDTYYLDVGDYPEDLNSLTKSDVAGWDGPYIKKLPVDPWGNPYMLTTPGPDGASYVIMSLGKDGQQGGDGENEDIKVSG; from the coding sequence ATGAAAGTTAATTCTGGTTTTACATTGGTAGAATTATTGATCGTTATTGTCATTATCGGCCTGTTAGGTTCGCTTGTGGCGCCTGAAATGTTTTCAAAAATAGGGAGCTCAAAACAGAGTACGGCAAAAGCACAAATGCAAATGTTTGAAACTGCATTGGATACCTATTACCTCGATGTTGGAGACTACCCTGAGGACCTGAATAGTTTGACCAAAAGTGATGTGGCTGGTTGGGACGGCCCGTATATCAAGAAACTACCGGTGGATCCGTGGGGAAACCCGTACATGTTGACCACGCCAGGCCCTGATGGAGCAAGTTATGTGATAATGTCGCTTGGCAAAGACGGTCAGCAAGGCGGTGATGGTGAAAACGAAGATATTAAAGTAAGCGGATGA
- the wecA gene encoding UDP-N-acetylglucosamine--undecaprenyl-phosphate N-acetylglucosaminephosphotransferase has product MISITTLLALLLASIACYTAIRVVKPFALKVGLVDIPNHRKIHSGEVPLVGGIAVYLGVLTASSILLPEGQIVNIYLISSGLIVLLGALDDYKDLSVGVRIIAQVLIASLMVYGAGLHLSDFGNILFGLNTNLGWFGYPMTILATIAAINAFNMTDGIDGLAGMLSLVAFTGIAVLMMFGGQPLFILPLILSASIVPFLFFNLGLVGGKAKKIFMGDAGSMFVGLSIVWLLVIGSQGQEASFRPVTALWLIAIPFLDMCAITIRRIIKKRSPFQPDKEHVHHIVMRLGLSAKSALMLITFASLLFAAFGLCGEYYQWPESFMFAMFMLVFVVYFYALKHAWKVSKFIRKLLSNKLSVN; this is encoded by the coding sequence ACTTTTGGCTTCGATTGCTTGTTATACAGCAATAAGGGTGGTTAAGCCCTTTGCCCTCAAGGTGGGGCTTGTTGATATCCCTAATCACAGAAAAATTCATTCAGGTGAAGTCCCTCTTGTTGGTGGAATTGCAGTCTATCTTGGGGTGCTTACTGCTAGCTCGATTTTGTTACCCGAAGGTCAAATCGTAAACATCTATTTGATTTCGTCCGGTCTGATTGTGCTTTTGGGGGCGTTGGACGACTATAAGGATTTATCAGTAGGCGTGAGAATAATCGCCCAAGTTCTTATTGCTTCGTTAATGGTGTATGGCGCTGGACTGCATCTGTCAGATTTTGGCAATATTTTGTTTGGGCTTAATACGAATTTAGGCTGGTTTGGCTACCCAATGACTATTTTAGCCACCATTGCTGCAATCAATGCGTTTAATATGACCGATGGTATTGACGGATTAGCAGGGATGTTGAGCTTGGTAGCGTTCACTGGCATTGCAGTACTGATGATGTTTGGCGGCCAACCTCTGTTTATTTTACCTTTGATTTTGTCGGCGTCGATCGTCCCATTTTTATTTTTTAATTTGGGACTTGTGGGTGGTAAAGCAAAGAAGATATTTATGGGAGATGCCGGCAGTATGTTTGTCGGGCTAAGTATTGTCTGGTTGTTAGTTATCGGTAGCCAAGGTCAGGAGGCTTCATTCAGGCCCGTTACAGCGCTATGGTTAATCGCTATTCCGTTTCTTGATATGTGTGCCATCACTATTCGGCGCATCATTAAAAAGCGCTCTCCTTTCCAACCCGATAAAGAGCATGTGCACCATATCGTTATGCGGTTAGGTTTGTCTGCAAAATCGGCGCTGATGTTGATCACATTTGCTTCCCTGTTATTTGCTGCATTTGGATTGTGTGGTGAATACTATCAGTGGCCTGAGAGTTTTATGTTTGCGATGTTTATGTTGGTTTTTGTTGTGTATTTTTATGCCCTTAAACACGCATGGAAAGTAAGCAAGTTTATCCGAAAACTCCTGTCTAATAAGCTTTCCGTCAATTAA